From Streptomyces durmitorensis, a single genomic window includes:
- a CDS encoding DUF1996 domain-containing protein, whose amino-acid sequence MARRSRTISGALIAGALILSSLGIGGIAVSADNASQSRSPKAMASHAGHAMAASTRASAEDADADGYIPAKSRVTGVKPSAKAPPHRYFHEFQAHCSVSHTAPDDPVVYPGQPGKSHDHTFMGNTTTNAHSTTGSLDSGSTKCLAPGDRSAYWMPTLYNGDKEIRPVGDQTIYYKAGVTDYTSVRPFPKGLRFVVGSPMQTAQEFRNHPGFVEGWECGTSYFNVEFPKDCPTTADTQLNIRFQAPSCWDGKSLDSPNHQSHMSYPVVKDGTNDNICPTSHPVALPMVEFKMAFPVNGDLSKARLASGASHSFHYDFFNAWDDATLKALVDHCIVGGLQCDPRGYDQTHPEAGAALDENYELP is encoded by the coding sequence ATGGCACGGAGATCGAGAACGATCTCAGGAGCGCTCATCGCGGGCGCCCTGATACTGAGCTCACTCGGCATCGGCGGCATCGCGGTCAGCGCCGACAACGCGTCGCAGTCCCGGTCGCCGAAGGCCATGGCATCCCACGCGGGACACGCCATGGCCGCATCCACCCGCGCGTCGGCTGAGGACGCCGACGCGGACGGGTACATCCCCGCCAAGTCGCGCGTCACCGGCGTCAAGCCGTCGGCGAAGGCGCCACCGCACCGCTACTTCCATGAGTTCCAGGCGCACTGTTCGGTGTCGCACACCGCCCCCGACGACCCCGTCGTCTATCCCGGCCAGCCCGGCAAGTCGCACGACCACACGTTCATGGGCAACACCACGACGAACGCCCACAGCACCACGGGGTCGCTGGACTCCGGCTCCACCAAGTGCCTTGCTCCCGGCGACAGGTCGGCGTACTGGATGCCGACGCTGTACAACGGCGACAAGGAGATCCGTCCCGTAGGGGATCAGACGATCTACTACAAGGCCGGGGTCACCGACTACACGAGCGTGCGGCCGTTCCCCAAGGGGCTCAGGTTCGTCGTCGGCAGCCCGATGCAGACCGCACAGGAGTTCCGCAACCACCCGGGCTTCGTCGAAGGGTGGGAGTGCGGGACCAGCTACTTCAACGTCGAGTTCCCCAAGGACTGCCCCACCACGGCGGACACCCAGCTCAACATCCGTTTCCAGGCGCCCAGTTGCTGGGACGGCAAGTCGCTGGACTCCCCGAACCACCAGAGCCACATGTCCTACCCGGTGGTCAAGGACGGAACCAACGACAACATCTGCCCGACCAGTCACCCCGTCGCCCTGCCGATGGTCGAGTTCAAGATGGCGTTCCCCGTCAACGGAGATCTGTCGAAGGCTCGACTGGCGAGCGGCGCGAGCCACTCCTTCCACTACGACTTCTTCAACGCGTGGGACGACGCGACGCTGAAGGCGCTGGTGGACCACTGCATCGTCGGCGGCCTGCAGTGCGACCCGCGCGGTTATGACCAGACGCACCCCGAAGCGGGCGCGGCGCTCGACGAGAACTACGAGCTGCCGTGA
- a CDS encoding discoidin domain-containing protein, translating to MRRPGTALSPRSIVAPAIAGLLVVGALALPAQQAHAAGSVVKVTGSQGNWQLTVDGSPYQVKGLTWGPSVADADKHMPDLKSMGVNTIRTWGTDASSKPLFDSAAAHGIKVVAGFWLQPGGGPGSGGCVNYLTDTEYKNKMLDEFPKWVGTYKDNPGVLMWNVGNESVLGLQNCYAGDELEKQRDAYTTFVNDVAKKIHAVDPNHPVTSTDAWTGAWPYYKKNAPDLDLYAVNAYNAACEIKADWDKGGYTKPYIVTETGPAGEWEVPDDANGVPEEPTDQAKAAGYTKAWDCVTGHRGVALGATMFHYGTEYDFGGVWFNLLPAGQKRLAYYAAKKAYKGSTAGDNTPPVISELAVDGDAGKVPAGGPLTLTTKVSDPDGDALTYEVLANSMYIDKNKDLTPLTATDQGSGRLKVTAPDKPGVWKIYVKVTDGKGNVGIETRSVRVVVPPVDGTNVALGKPATASSFQPGSGDCPCPAANAVDGKGNTRWASDWSDPQWVQVDLGSTTSFKHVQLNWETSYAKTYTIQTSDDGQNWKTVHEVRGGNGGVDDFDVSGSGRYVRVNGTERGTGYGYSLYEFGVYK from the coding sequence ATGCGCAGACCTGGTACCGCTCTCTCCCCACGCAGCATCGTGGCCCCCGCGATAGCTGGCCTGCTGGTGGTCGGCGCGCTCGCGCTGCCCGCACAGCAGGCGCACGCGGCCGGCAGCGTCGTGAAGGTGACCGGTTCGCAAGGCAACTGGCAGCTCACCGTCGACGGCTCGCCCTACCAGGTCAAGGGCCTGACCTGGGGTCCCTCGGTCGCCGACGCCGACAAGCACATGCCCGATCTGAAGTCCATGGGCGTCAACACCATCCGGACCTGGGGCACCGACGCCTCCAGCAAGCCGCTGTTCGACTCCGCCGCCGCCCACGGCATCAAGGTCGTCGCGGGCTTCTGGCTCCAGCCCGGCGGCGGCCCGGGAAGCGGCGGCTGTGTCAACTACCTGACGGACACCGAGTACAAGAACAAGATGCTCGACGAGTTCCCCAAGTGGGTGGGCACCTACAAGGACAACCCCGGTGTCCTGATGTGGAACGTGGGCAACGAGTCGGTGCTCGGCCTGCAGAACTGCTACGCCGGTGACGAGCTGGAGAAGCAGCGCGACGCGTACACCACCTTCGTGAACGACGTCGCCAAGAAGATCCACGCGGTGGACCCCAACCACCCGGTCACCTCGACCGACGCCTGGACCGGTGCCTGGCCGTACTACAAGAAGAACGCCCCGGACCTCGACCTCTATGCCGTCAACGCCTACAACGCCGCTTGCGAGATCAAGGCCGACTGGGACAAGGGCGGCTACACCAAGCCCTACATCGTCACCGAGACCGGTCCCGCGGGGGAGTGGGAGGTTCCGGACGACGCCAACGGGGTTCCCGAGGAGCCCACCGACCAGGCCAAGGCGGCCGGTTACACCAAGGCCTGGGACTGCGTCACCGGTCACCGCGGCGTCGCGCTCGGCGCCACCATGTTCCACTACGGCACGGAGTACGACTTCGGCGGCGTCTGGTTCAACCTGCTTCCCGCGGGCCAGAAAAGACTCGCGTACTACGCCGCGAAGAAGGCCTACAAGGGCAGCACCGCCGGTGACAACACCCCGCCGGTGATCTCCGAACTGGCCGTGGACGGCGACGCGGGCAAGGTCCCCGCGGGCGGCCCGCTCACGCTCACCACCAAGGTCAGCGACCCCGACGGCGACGCGCTCACGTACGAAGTGCTGGCCAACAGCATGTACATCGACAAGAACAAGGACCTCACCCCGCTGACCGCCACGGACCAGGGGTCGGGTCGTCTGAAGGTCACGGCCCCGGACAAGCCCGGCGTCTGGAAGATCTACGTCAAGGTCACCGACGGCAAGGGGAATGTCGGCATCGAGACACGGTCCGTGCGCGTGGTGGTGCCGCCGGTCGACGGCACGAACGTCGCCCTGGGCAAGCCCGCGACCGCCTCCTCCTTCCAGCCCGGCAGCGGGGACTGCCCGTGCCCCGCCGCCAACGCCGTCGACGGCAAGGGCAACACGCGCTGGGCCAGCGACTGGAGCGACCCGCAGTGGGTCCAGGTCGACCTCGGCTCCACCACTTCCTTCAAGCACGTCCAGCTCAACTGGGAGACCTCGTACGCGAAGACGTACACGATCCAGACCTCCGACGACGGACAGAACTGGAAGACCGTGCACGAGGTGCGCGGCGGCAACGGCGGCGTCGACGACTTCGATGTGAGCGGCTCCGGCCGCTACGTCCGGGTCAACGGCACAGAGCGAGGCACCGGATACGGCTACTCGCTCTACGAGTTCGGCGTCTACAAGTGA
- a CDS encoding glycoside hydrolase family 3 C-terminal domain-containing protein: MTRDELLTLVGTLDLTQKVGLLTGATVWRTRAEPAVGLREMVFSDGPAGVRGEAWDERSPSLLLPSASALGSLWDERLAGQLGELLAHEALRKGVHVVLAPTLNLHRTPLGGRHFECLAEDPELAARTGAALIRGIQAHGVAATAKHYVANDSETERLTMDVRVDERTLREVYLAPFEAAVRAGVWLVMSAYNGVNGTTMTANELLAQPLKGEWGFDGAVVSDWGAVRLTAESAAAAQDLAMPGPDGPWGEALVAAVRSGVPEEAVDDKVVRLLTLADRVGALGSGRRLPPHAWPGGTARRLLRRAVAAGTVLLRNEDVLPLDVSALHSVAVIGRHACAPRLQGEGSAGVYPADVVTPLDGIRARLHGRAQVRYAPGPDLGGQPLPLDPARCANPLTGEPGVLMRILDAAGREMSAEHRLSGRQLEPPLAPRAHTVEISALVRPPSDGKWTFGVGGYGRMSLAVDGQLLVEGEFARDTEDPAVIHLDPPRRHASVWLAGGQAAHVVARRELAPDTGRAVVVTAAAPEPEPEQALAEAVEAARDADVAVVVVGTTDGSESEGHDRTSLTLPGRQDELVAAVAAVNPRTVVVVNSGGPVELPWREQAGAVLLSWFPGQEAGSGLADVLFGQAEPGGRLPTTWAAALADVPVRDTTPRDGVLEYAEGLHIGYRAWLRAGLEPAYWFGHGLGYTTWSYDRLRAASEVDVGDGGDGVDGGEALVVEVQLRNTGARPGREVVQVYLARPESAVERPVRWLVGFTAVRAEPGETVTASVRIPARMLRHWDTRAGRWRSEAGVWRVLAGRSAGDLPLTATVRRSNDRR, translated from the coding sequence ATGACGCGGGACGAACTGCTCACGCTGGTGGGCACGCTGGACCTGACGCAGAAGGTGGGTCTGCTGACCGGAGCCACGGTGTGGCGCACCCGGGCCGAACCAGCCGTGGGGCTACGGGAGATGGTCTTCTCGGACGGTCCCGCCGGAGTGCGGGGGGAGGCGTGGGACGAACGCAGCCCCTCGCTGCTCCTGCCCTCCGCCTCCGCCCTTGGCTCCCTGTGGGACGAGCGACTCGCCGGTCAGCTCGGCGAGCTGCTCGCCCACGAGGCCCTGCGCAAGGGCGTGCACGTGGTCCTGGCGCCCACCTTGAATCTCCATCGCACCCCGCTGGGAGGGCGCCACTTCGAGTGCCTGGCCGAAGACCCGGAACTGGCCGCCCGCACCGGAGCCGCCCTGATCCGCGGCATCCAGGCCCACGGCGTCGCCGCGACCGCCAAGCACTACGTGGCGAACGACTCGGAGACCGAGCGGCTCACCATGGACGTACGGGTGGACGAGCGGACCCTGCGCGAGGTGTATCTGGCCCCGTTCGAGGCCGCCGTCAGAGCGGGCGTGTGGCTCGTCATGAGCGCGTACAACGGCGTCAACGGCACGACGATGACCGCCAACGAGCTGTTGGCCCAACCGCTGAAAGGAGAGTGGGGATTCGACGGGGCCGTCGTCTCCGACTGGGGTGCCGTGCGGCTGACGGCCGAGAGCGCCGCGGCCGCCCAGGACCTCGCGATGCCCGGCCCGGACGGCCCGTGGGGCGAGGCCCTGGTGGCCGCGGTCCGGAGCGGCGTTCCCGAGGAGGCGGTCGACGACAAGGTGGTGCGTCTGCTCACCCTGGCCGACCGGGTCGGCGCCCTCGGGAGCGGACGCAGGCTCCCGCCGCACGCGTGGCCCGGTGGCACGGCCCGCCGTCTGCTGCGGCGGGCCGTGGCGGCCGGCACCGTCCTGCTTCGGAACGAGGACGTCCTGCCCCTGGACGTCTCCGCGCTGCACAGCGTGGCGGTCATCGGACGGCACGCCTGCGCGCCCCGGCTCCAGGGAGAAGGCAGCGCCGGGGTCTACCCGGCGGACGTCGTCACGCCCCTGGACGGCATCAGGGCCCGGCTGCACGGGCGGGCCCAGGTGCGGTACGCCCCGGGCCCGGACCTGGGCGGGCAACCACTGCCGCTGGATCCCGCACGGTGCGCGAACCCCCTGACCGGGGAGCCCGGCGTACTGATGCGGATCCTGGACGCGGCCGGGCGCGAGATGTCCGCCGAACACCGCCTGTCAGGGCGGCAGTTGGAGCCTCCTCTCGCGCCGCGGGCGCACACCGTCGAGATCAGCGCCCTGGTGCGTCCGCCCAGCGACGGAAAGTGGACGTTCGGTGTGGGCGGCTACGGCCGGATGAGTCTCGCGGTGGACGGACAACTGCTGGTGGAAGGGGAGTTCGCGCGCGACACCGAGGATCCGGCCGTCATTCACCTCGACCCTCCACGCCGCCACGCCTCGGTCTGGCTGGCAGGCGGCCAAGCCGCGCACGTCGTGGCACGCCGGGAGTTGGCCCCCGACACCGGCCGCGCCGTCGTCGTGACGGCCGCGGCGCCCGAGCCGGAGCCCGAGCAGGCCCTGGCCGAAGCGGTCGAGGCCGCGCGGGACGCGGACGTGGCCGTCGTCGTGGTCGGCACCACCGACGGCAGTGAGTCCGAGGGGCACGACCGCACCTCGCTCACACTCCCCGGCCGCCAGGACGAACTGGTCGCGGCGGTGGCCGCCGTGAACCCGCGCACCGTGGTCGTCGTCAACTCGGGCGGGCCGGTGGAACTGCCCTGGCGGGAGCAGGCGGGGGCGGTGCTGCTGTCGTGGTTCCCCGGGCAGGAGGCGGGATCGGGGCTCGCCGACGTCCTGTTCGGGCAGGCCGAACCTGGCGGCAGGCTGCCCACCACCTGGGCAGCCGCCCTGGCGGACGTGCCAGTCAGGGACACAACACCGCGTGACGGTGTGCTCGAGTACGCGGAGGGCCTGCACATCGGCTACCGGGCGTGGCTGAGGGCGGGCCTCGAACCCGCCTACTGGTTCGGCCATGGCCTGGGTTACACGACGTGGAGCTACGACCGCCTACGAGCGGCGAGCGAGGTCGACGTGGGCGATGGGGGTGATGGGGTCGACGGAGGAGAGGCGCTGGTCGTCGAGGTCCAGTTGCGCAACACGGGCGCGCGTCCGGGGCGTGAGGTGGTGCAGGTCTATCTCGCGCGGCCCGAATCCGCCGTGGAGCGACCGGTCCGCTGGCTCGTGGGCTTCACGGCGGTCCGGGCGGAGCCGGGGGAGACGGTGACGGCATCGGTGCGGATACCGGCCAGGATGCTGCGGCACTGGGACACGCGGGCGGGCCGCTGGCGAAGTGAAGCGGGCGTCTGGCGGGTCCTCGCGGGGCGCAGCGCGGGGGATCTGCCGCTGACAGCGACGGTACGCAGGTCAAACGACCGCCGGTAG
- a CDS encoding LacI family DNA-binding transcriptional regulator, translated as MDRQMPTLEDVAREAGVSRATVSRVVNGVRNVAPAIQDVVRAAIERTGYAPNRAARSLVTQRAGTIALVVSGAGDNSDTAQNAFAARVFADPFFGRAVSGVVGFLRPRAMHPVLMFAETEEARQQVVTYLRQGNADGALVVSTHAKDPLPALLAEARLPAVFFARPALRAHATFVDFAHRDGARLAADHLLARGCRRVATISGPLDIPAGRERLAGFQDGMERGGQPYIPVAEGGFTLESGAKAMRRLLAEHPDVDGVFAANDLMAQGVCQVLREQGKRAPQDVAVVGFDDSSVAVTCVPPLTTVRQPVEEMGAEMARLLQEQIEGVRTDPTSVIFEPELVVRESA; from the coding sequence ATGGACAGACAGATGCCGACGCTGGAGGACGTGGCGCGCGAAGCGGGGGTTTCGCGCGCCACCGTCTCCCGGGTGGTCAACGGCGTGCGCAATGTCGCCCCCGCCATCCAGGACGTGGTCCGGGCGGCCATCGAGCGTACGGGCTACGCGCCCAACCGGGCGGCGCGCTCCCTGGTGACCCAGCGCGCGGGCACCATCGCCCTGGTCGTGTCGGGCGCCGGGGACAACTCCGACACCGCGCAGAACGCGTTCGCCGCCCGGGTGTTCGCCGACCCGTTCTTCGGCAGGGCGGTCAGCGGGGTGGTGGGATTCCTGCGCCCGCGCGCCATGCACCCGGTGCTGATGTTCGCGGAGACCGAGGAGGCCCGGCAACAGGTCGTGACCTACCTGCGCCAGGGCAACGCGGACGGGGCCCTGGTCGTCTCGACGCACGCCAAGGACCCGCTGCCGGCCCTGCTCGCCGAAGCGCGGCTGCCCGCGGTGTTCTTCGCGCGCCCGGCACTGCGGGCCCACGCCACGTTCGTCGACTTCGCACACCGGGACGGGGCGAGGCTGGCCGCCGACCACCTGCTGGCCCGCGGCTGCAGACGGGTGGCGACCATCTCGGGCCCTTTGGACATCCCCGCGGGCCGGGAACGCCTCGCCGGTTTCCAGGACGGCATGGAGCGGGGCGGCCAGCCCTACATCCCCGTCGCCGAGGGCGGGTTCACCCTGGAGAGCGGAGCGAAGGCGATGCGCCGCCTGCTGGCCGAGCATCCCGACGTCGACGGGGTGTTCGCGGCCAACGACCTGATGGCACAAGGCGTCTGCCAGGTCCTGAGGGAACAGGGCAAGCGGGCGCCGCAGGACGTGGCGGTGGTCGGATTCGACGACTCGAGCGTGGCGGTCACCTGCGTGCCCCCGCTGACGACGGTGCGGCAGCCGGTCGAGGAGATGGGCGCGGAGATGGCCCGGCTGCTGCAGGAACAGATAGAGGGCGTACGGACCGACCCCACCTCAGTGATCTTCGAGCCGGAGCTTGTGGTGCGTGAGTCCGCCTAG
- a CDS encoding oleate hydratase: MRTNPTRKKAFMAKAYLVGSGIASLSAAAFLIREGGFSGSDIVVLEEQDREGGSLDASGSPETGYTMRGGRMFEIHFECTYDLLGSIPSLDDPSKSVTDDTFAFHEDFAWDDHARLVDADGKVVDSHSMGFSERDRLELVKCVGTPEKLLDGKRITDCFSPEFFRTNFWWMWCTTFAFEPWHSAIEFRRYLNRFIHLFKTFDSMSGIYRTRFNQFDSIVRPLLKWLTEQGVTVQLGTKVTELSLADGDALTVKALSCARGDRTEEITLGPDDLVMVTNGSMTAGSTLGSTDTVPALDTSGRDGAWRLWETLAAKRPGLGKPEVFNSSIPESTWESFTVTTKDPTFFKLMEKFSGSEAGKGGLITFKDSKWLLTIVLNHQPHFHGQPEDTFVWWGYALFPDEEGDYVRKPMRECTGREILDEVLHHLRFEEGPEILDHSIVLPALMPYITSQFLVRSAGDRAPVVPEGSTNLAFIGQYAEVPDDVVFTVEYSVRTAWTAVAQLLGLEKQPPPVYKGGHDPKVLVEALQTMHRR; the protein is encoded by the coding sequence CTGCGTACGAATCCAACTCGGAAGAAGGCGTTCATGGCGAAGGCGTATCTGGTGGGCAGCGGAATCGCGTCCCTGTCGGCAGCCGCGTTCCTGATCCGCGAGGGCGGATTCTCGGGATCCGACATCGTCGTACTGGAGGAGCAGGACCGTGAGGGCGGGAGTCTGGACGCCTCCGGGTCGCCCGAGACCGGCTACACGATGCGCGGCGGCCGGATGTTCGAGATCCACTTCGAATGCACCTACGACCTGCTCGGTTCGATCCCCTCTCTCGATGATCCGTCGAAGTCGGTGACCGACGACACCTTCGCCTTCCACGAGGACTTCGCCTGGGACGACCACGCCCGGCTCGTCGACGCCGACGGCAAGGTGGTCGACTCGCACTCGATGGGCTTCTCCGAGCGTGACCGGCTCGAACTGGTCAAGTGCGTGGGCACCCCCGAGAAACTGCTCGACGGCAAGCGCATCACCGACTGCTTCAGCCCGGAGTTCTTCCGTACGAACTTCTGGTGGATGTGGTGCACCACCTTCGCCTTCGAGCCGTGGCACAGCGCGATCGAGTTCCGCCGCTACCTCAACCGCTTCATCCACCTCTTCAAGACCTTCGACTCCATGTCGGGGATCTACCGGACCCGCTTCAACCAGTTCGACTCGATCGTGCGCCCGCTCCTGAAGTGGCTCACCGAGCAGGGCGTGACCGTGCAGCTCGGCACCAAGGTCACCGAATTGAGCCTGGCCGACGGTGACGCCCTCACGGTCAAGGCTCTGAGCTGCGCACGGGGCGACCGGACCGAGGAGATCACCCTCGGCCCCGACGACCTCGTCATGGTCACCAATGGCTCGATGACAGCCGGTTCGACTCTCGGGTCCACCGACACGGTGCCCGCCCTGGACACCTCGGGACGCGACGGCGCCTGGCGCCTGTGGGAGACCCTCGCGGCCAAGCGGCCGGGGCTCGGCAAGCCGGAGGTCTTCAACTCCTCGATCCCTGAGTCGACTTGGGAGTCCTTCACGGTCACGACCAAGGACCCCACCTTCTTCAAGCTGATGGAGAAGTTCAGCGGCAGCGAGGCCGGCAAGGGCGGACTGATCACCTTCAAGGACTCCAAGTGGCTCCTGACCATCGTCCTCAACCACCAGCCGCACTTCCACGGCCAGCCCGAGGACACCTTCGTCTGGTGGGGCTACGCCCTGTTCCCGGACGAGGAGGGCGACTACGTCCGCAAGCCGATGCGTGAGTGCACCGGCCGCGAGATCCTCGACGAGGTCCTGCACCACCTGCGCTTCGAGGAGGGCCCGGAGATCCTCGACCACTCGATCGTGCTCCCGGCCCTGATGCCGTACATCACCAGCCAGTTCCTGGTGCGCAGCGCGGGTGACCGGGCTCCGGTCGTGCCCGAGGGCTCCACCAACCTCGCCTTCATCGGGCAGTACGCCGAGGTCCCCGACGACGTGGTGTTCACGGTCGAGTACTCGGTGCGCACCGCCTGGACGGCCGTCGCGCAGCTGCTCGGCCTCGAGAAGCAGCCCCCGCCCGTCTACAAGGGCGGGCACGACCCGAAGGTGCTGGTCGAGGCGTTGCAGACCATGCACAGGCGCTGA
- a CDS encoding antitoxin, translating to MSVMDKLKQMLKGHEDQAGKGVDKAGDFVDDKTQGKYSSQVDTAQDKLKDQFGRDQDQPPQS from the coding sequence ATGTCAGTCATGGACAAGCTCAAGCAGATGCTCAAGGGCCACGAGGACCAGGCCGGCAAGGGAGTCGACAAGGCGGGCGACTTCGTGGACGACAAGACACAGGGCAAGTACTCCAGCCAGGTCGACACCGCCCAGGACAAGCTCAAGGACCAGTTCGGCAGGGACCAGGACCAGCCCCCGCAGTCGTAG
- a CDS encoding TetR family transcriptional regulator C-terminal domain-containing protein — MLQIAMETFAARGYGKASLAEIADRAGLTQAGVLHYFRTKENLLTEVLELRDNAEIAPLGPQRPRGLAFLRHLVDTVRHNTEREGIVRLYTVLCAESVTDDHPAQPYFRQRYAGLRTFITEALAEACELDEARPDLDIENTANVIIAVMDGLQVQWLLDPAAVDMAAATEQALDALLAHIRAQHS; from the coding sequence ATCCTTCAGATCGCCATGGAAACCTTCGCGGCCCGCGGCTACGGCAAGGCCTCGCTCGCCGAGATCGCCGATCGCGCGGGCCTGACCCAAGCGGGCGTCCTGCACTACTTCCGCACCAAGGAGAACCTCCTCACCGAGGTCCTCGAACTGCGCGACAACGCCGAGATCGCGCCGCTCGGCCCGCAACGGCCCCGCGGACTCGCCTTCCTGCGCCACCTCGTGGACACCGTCCGCCACAACACCGAACGCGAGGGCATCGTCCGGCTCTACACGGTCCTCTGCGCCGAGAGCGTCACCGACGACCACCCGGCCCAACCCTATTTCCGGCAGCGCTACGCAGGCTTGCGCACCTTTATCACCGAGGCTCTCGCCGAAGCCTGCGAACTCGACGAGGCGCGGCCCGACCTGGACATCGAGAACACCGCCAACGTGATCATCGCCGTCATGGACGGCCTCCAGGTGCAGTGGCTCCTCGACCCGGCCGCGGTGGACATGGCGGCCGCCACGGAGCAGGCGCTCGACGCCCTTCTCGCGCACATCCGCGCCCAGCATTCCTGA
- a CDS encoding glycoside hydrolase family 30 protein: MRTRAGTRTGRHPRTSLKTAGAAAALALAGAAIAYGPLGEAQARPAPATAHANSERAAADPAAQVWITTPDGSKRLTHAGEAPFTGQPQSTDIRIDPGATGQRFTGAGASVTEASARLIRQLPADRRKELLTSLFSREGEGIGLNYLRQPLGSSDFNTDANFTTYEDTKGTFTIDRDKKDTLPVLQEALAVNPRIRFMGSPWSAPAWMKTGGSLKGGSLNAAHYQDYADYLVKAIKAYQAEGVKLTDLTVQNEPEFANSTYPSMSMTSSEQASFLKVLDKTLTDAGLSTNVLAYDHNWDHPNYPLDVFGKTSGMNRLIGAAFHCYGGSPEAEQQVRDAGKRVFFTECSGTDSSDASKTFGDTLKWHAENLVVRNMRSGGETVVSWNLALDENGGPHQGLCGTRCNGVVETRSDGTVTRNAEFYMLGHLTKFVDEGAARIGSTADSTIQNVAFQNPDGSRAVYAVNTGSAAKAFSVTDAGRTFTYTLPAGAVATFTWRP; encoded by the coding sequence ATGAGAACACGAGCCGGAACGCGCACGGGAAGACACCCCCGCACAAGCCTGAAGACCGCCGGAGCGGCAGCCGCCCTGGCGCTCGCCGGTGCGGCCATCGCCTATGGCCCCCTCGGCGAGGCACAGGCCCGCCCGGCCCCCGCGACGGCCCACGCCAACTCCGAGCGCGCGGCAGCCGATCCGGCGGCGCAGGTATGGATCACCACGCCGGACGGGAGCAAGAGGCTCACGCACGCGGGCGAGGCGCCCTTCACCGGTCAGCCCCAGAGCACGGACATCCGCATCGACCCCGGAGCCACGGGGCAGCGCTTCACCGGAGCGGGGGCCTCGGTGACGGAGGCGTCCGCCCGCCTCATCCGGCAACTGCCCGCCGACCGACGCAAGGAGCTCCTCACGTCCCTGTTCTCACGCGAGGGTGAGGGCATCGGCCTGAACTACCTGCGCCAGCCCCTGGGCAGCAGCGACTTCAACACGGACGCGAACTTCACCACGTACGAAGACACCAAGGGCACCTTCACCATCGACCGCGACAAGAAGGACACCCTCCCCGTCCTCCAGGAGGCACTCGCCGTCAACCCGCGGATCCGCTTCATGGGATCCCCTTGGTCGGCGCCTGCCTGGATGAAGACCGGCGGCTCCCTCAAGGGCGGCAGCCTCAACGCCGCGCACTACCAGGACTACGCCGACTACCTGGTCAAGGCCATCAAGGCGTACCAGGCAGAGGGTGTGAAGCTCACCGACCTCACCGTCCAGAACGAACCGGAGTTCGCCAACTCCACGTACCCGTCGATGTCGATGACCTCAAGTGAGCAGGCATCCTTCCTCAAGGTCCTCGACAAGACCCTGACCGATGCCGGTCTGAGCACCAACGTCCTTGCCTACGACCACAATTGGGACCATCCGAACTACCCGCTCGACGTGTTCGGCAAGACGTCGGGGATGAACCGGCTCATCGGCGCCGCGTTCCACTGCTACGGCGGCAGCCCGGAGGCCGAGCAGCAGGTGCGTGACGCGGGCAAGCGCGTGTTCTTCACGGAGTGCTCGGGCACCGACTCCTCGGACGCCTCGAAGACGTTCGGCGACACGTTGAAGTGGCACGCCGAGAACCTGGTCGTACGGAACATGCGCAGCGGCGGCGAGACCGTCGTCAGCTGGAACCTCGCCCTCGACGAGAACGGCGGCCCGCACCAGGGACTGTGCGGCACCCGCTGCAACGGCGTCGTCGAGACCAGGAGCGACGGCACGGTCACCAGGAACGCCGAGTTCTACATGCTCGGCCATCTGACCAAGTTCGTGGACGAGGGAGCGGCCCGGATCGGCTCGACCGCCGACTCGACCATCCAGAACGTGGCGTTCCAGAACCCGGACGGATCGCGGGCCGTGTACGCGGTGAACACCGGCTCCGCGGCGAAGGCGTTCTCGGTCACGGACGCGGGCCGCACCTTCACCTACACGCTGCCCGCAGGGGCGGTGGCCACCTTCACCTGGCGTCCCTGA